A single window of Desulfovibrio sp. G11 DNA harbors:
- the dnaE gene encoding DNA polymerase III subunit alpha, giving the protein MSDFVHLHCHTEYSLLDGAIRIKDLCARAKDFGMPACAITDHGNLFGAAYFYQGCKDFGIKPIFGCEVYVCHDHTDKKTDSPLARRRHHLILLAQNKTGYHNLVKLVSHGFLDGFYYKPRVDKGLLRKYSEGLICLSACIAGEIPRAILADDMDLARKLTHEYADIYPNRFYLELQSNGLKEQEKANAGLIDLAETCNLPLVATNDCHYLNADDAEAHEVLLCIQTQTTMDDPKRMQFGTHELYYKSIEEMEKSFGHVPEALANTARIAEACNVELDFGNHYFPVYQLPEGASMESEFRRLAEEGLEKRLVNHPDRDQLNPQTYRDRLQYELRVILEMGFPSYFLIVQEFINWAKNNDIPVGPGRGSAAGSLVAWALRITNLDPIPYNLLFERFLNSERVSLPDIDVDFCERRRGDVIKHMVETYGEGSVAQITTFGTMKTKGVVRDVGRALGMSFAETDRIAKLVPADLKMTIKKALESEPELEKLYLEDQQVKHLLDTARRLEGLARHASTHAAGLVVSDKPMKEYLPLYLGKRGELVTQFDGPMTEKAGLVKFDFLGLKTMTLIQDTLDNISLQGQAPPNLDNLPLTDAETYELYARGETDGVFQVESSGMRQYLRMLRPTCFEDVIAMLALYRPGPLGSGMVDEFIKRKHGQVPVIYPHESLTDCLRDTYGVIVYQEQVMQIAQIIASYTLGGADLLRRAMGKKKAEAMAKERVTFVAGAQKNNISEEKANEIFDLMEKFAEYGFNKSHSAAYALISYYTAYLKVHYKVEFMAALLTSEMGNQDKLLKYVSCCKDMDIDVVQPSVNRSQREFTAHEGKVVFGLGGIKNVGDEAIREIVEARQQEEEFASLFDLCCRVNLRKVTKRVLESLIKGGACDCFGVARAAMLASLDLVVARAQRKAKDKSSNQVSLLAMAPVAESAPQPGIGIDCAEAATPEMADEDKLRAEKDALGFFLTSHPLQPYVREIRRLGLTTLEDARDMFPGAEVRCAVLVTSVREVITKSKGERMAFAAVEDLTGHAEVTFFPRSYAEIRQLLHSEQPLCLTARLDKESGDNRDLDDEGEEAPRELKLLGQSLLLMAECCGLNDTPVCVQIPPHRMGREDMLALRNILESYPGPVETHAQICLDGHVCHLHLDNALKVSPGPDLDKALAAWAS; this is encoded by the coding sequence ATGTCCGATTTTGTTCACCTGCATTGCCATACCGAGTACAGCCTGCTTGACGGGGCCATTCGCATCAAAGACCTTTGCGCCCGCGCCAAGGATTTTGGCATGCCTGCCTGCGCCATCACCGACCACGGCAACCTTTTTGGCGCTGCCTATTTTTATCAGGGCTGCAAAGATTTTGGTATTAAACCCATTTTTGGTTGTGAGGTTTACGTTTGCCACGACCATACAGACAAGAAAACGGACTCTCCCCTTGCCCGCAGGCGTCACCACCTTATATTGCTGGCACAGAATAAAACCGGCTATCATAACCTGGTAAAACTTGTGAGCCACGGCTTTCTTGATGGTTTTTATTACAAGCCGCGAGTGGATAAAGGGCTTCTGCGCAAATATTCTGAAGGATTAATCTGCCTTTCTGCCTGTATTGCGGGTGAAATCCCCCGGGCCATTCTGGCTGATGACATGGATCTGGCCCGCAAGCTCACACACGAATACGCCGACATATATCCGAACCGTTTTTATCTGGAACTTCAATCAAACGGACTTAAAGAGCAGGAAAAAGCCAATGCCGGGCTGATCGATCTGGCTGAAACATGCAACCTGCCTCTGGTAGCCACCAACGACTGCCACTACCTTAACGCTGATGACGCCGAGGCGCATGAAGTGCTGCTCTGCATACAAACGCAGACCACCATGGACGACCCCAAGCGCATGCAGTTCGGTACGCACGAACTTTATTACAAGTCGATAGAAGAAATGGAAAAATCTTTCGGCCATGTGCCGGAAGCTCTTGCCAATACCGCGCGCATTGCCGAGGCCTGCAATGTGGAGCTGGACTTTGGCAACCACTATTTCCCTGTCTATCAACTTCCTGAAGGCGCCAGCATGGAGTCCGAATTTCGGCGCCTTGCTGAAGAAGGTTTGGAAAAACGGCTCGTAAATCACCCCGATCGCGATCAGCTGAATCCACAAACCTACCGTGACCGCCTGCAATACGAACTGCGTGTTATCCTGGAAATGGGCTTTCCGAGCTATTTTCTTATCGTGCAGGAGTTCATCAACTGGGCAAAAAATAACGATATTCCCGTGGGACCGGGGCGAGGGTCCGCAGCAGGGTCGCTGGTGGCCTGGGCCTTACGCATTACCAATCTTGACCCCATCCCCTACAATCTTTTGTTCGAACGTTTTTTGAACAGTGAGCGCGTGTCGCTGCCCGATATCGACGTGGACTTCTGCGAACGTCGCCGGGGCGATGTCATCAAGCACATGGTCGAGACCTACGGTGAAGGTTCTGTGGCGCAAATCACCACCTTCGGCACGATGAAAACCAAAGGCGTTGTGCGCGACGTTGGGCGCGCTCTGGGTATGAGCTTTGCCGAGACAGACCGTATCGCCAAACTGGTGCCGGCTGACCTCAAGATGACCATTAAAAAGGCTCTTGAAAGTGAACCGGAACTGGAAAAATTGTATCTTGAAGACCAGCAGGTCAAGCATCTGCTTGATACGGCGCGCCGCCTTGAAGGCCTGGCCCGCCATGCCTCCACCCACGCCGCCGGACTTGTGGTCTCAGACAAGCCCATGAAGGAATATCTTCCTCTTTACCTCGGTAAACGTGGCGAACTTGTGACCCAGTTTGACGGCCCCATGACGGAAAAGGCGGGGCTGGTCAAATTTGACTTTCTGGGCCTCAAAACCATGACACTTATTCAGGACACCCTGGATAATATAAGCCTTCAGGGGCAGGCCCCGCCGAACCTCGACAATCTCCCCCTGACAGACGCCGAAACGTATGAGCTTTATGCACGGGGCGAAACCGATGGCGTGTTTCAGGTAGAAAGTTCTGGCATGCGACAATACCTGCGCATGCTCCGTCCTACCTGCTTTGAAGATGTCATCGCCATGCTGGCGCTTTATCGGCCCGGCCCCCTTGGTTCCGGTATGGTAGACGAGTTTATCAAACGTAAACACGGGCAGGTTCCTGTCATCTACCCGCACGAGTCTCTTACCGACTGCCTGCGCGACACCTACGGCGTTATTGTCTATCAGGAACAGGTCATGCAGATCGCCCAGATCATCGCCAGCTATACACTTGGCGGGGCTGACCTGTTGCGACGCGCCATGGGCAAGAAAAAAGCCGAGGCCATGGCCAAGGAGCGCGTCACCTTTGTGGCTGGAGCGCAAAAAAATAATATCAGCGAAGAAAAAGCCAACGAAATATTCGACTTGATGGAAAAATTTGCAGAATATGGCTTCAACAAGTCACATTCCGCCGCCTATGCCCTTATTTCCTATTATACGGCCTACCTGAAGGTTCACTACAAGGTCGAATTCATGGCTGCCCTGCTTACCTCTGAAATGGGCAATCAGGACAAGCTGCTTAAATATGTTTCCTGCTGCAAAGACATGGACATCGATGTGGTGCAACCTTCAGTAAACCGTAGCCAGCGCGAGTTTACAGCTCATGAAGGCAAGGTTGTTTTCGGCCTTGGCGGCATCAAGAATGTGGGCGACGAAGCCATCCGCGAAATTGTAGAAGCCCGCCAGCAGGAAGAAGAATTTGCCTCGCTTTTTGATCTGTGCTGCCGGGTAAACCTGCGCAAAGTCACCAAGCGCGTACTGGAGTCCCTTATAAAAGGCGGAGCCTGCGACTGCTTCGGCGTGGCACGGGCCGCCATGCTTGCCTCGCTGGACCTGGTGGTTGCCCGCGCCCAGAGAAAGGCCAAAGACAAAAGCTCCAATCAGGTATCCCTGCTCGCCATGGCCCCTGTGGCAGAAAGCGCTCCGCAGCCAGGCATCGGCATAGACTGCGCGGAAGCCGCCACGCCGGAGATGGCAGATGAAGACAAGTTGCGGGCCGAAAAAGACGCTCTGGGCTTCTTTCTTACGAGCCACCCTTTGCAGCCTTATGTGCGCGAAATACGCCGTCTTGGTCTTACAACGCTTGAAGATGCGCGTGACATGTTCCCCGGGGCTGAAGTGCGCTGCGCCGTGCTTGTGACCAGCGTGCGGGAGGTTATTACCAAAAGCAAGGGCGAGCGCATGGCGTTTGCAGCTGTCGAGGACCTTACCGGACATGCCGAGGTTACTTTTTTTCCTCGCAGCTATGCAGAGATACGCCAGCTGCTGCACTCGGAGCAGCCCCTGTGCCTGACTGCCCGTCTGGATAAAGAGTCGGGCGATAACCGCGACCTTGACGATGAAGGAGAAGAAGCCCCGCGTGAACTCAAGCTCCTGGGCCAGAGCCTGCTGCTGATGGCCGAATGCTGCGGGCTGAACGATACGCCGGTATGCGTACAGATTCCCCCGCACCGGATGGGACGCGAAGACATGCTGGCTCTGCGCAATATTCTTGAGAGCTACCCCGGTCCTGTAGAAACCCACGCCCAGATATGCCTTGATGGACATGTCTGCCACCTGCATCTGGACAACGCCCTCAAGGTTTCTCCCGGCCCCGACCTGGACAAAGCCCTTGCCGCCTGGGCTTCATGA
- a CDS encoding metallophosphoesterase — protein sequence MVRFFVITGLGLALVNGWIIWWLWRALPHTGWLRPLLCLTVVTLGASFPLLYKLGDHSLVQVWMLRAGAFWLGMVLYVFLLVLLMDVWSLTSRLWLGPPDAGTPRWGAVLLVVGLPLAIGCASWLNAAYPAVRHYDLTVETAGAIPPAYKDAPLTLGVLADMHLGRIITAPRLVRAMDLLAPYKPDAVLYLGDILDDHTLLDVEAMAAALARVQPRLGHWAVLGNHEYISGPVENSLDILQRSGMRVLRDQWHVLDDVLVLAGRDDRSKLAFTGSPRKSLPDVLADLPPEYRRLPLAVLDHQPHVLDEARAAGAILEISGHTHYGQLWPFHWVVENMYENPHGLLSKKNLHSLVSAGTGAWGPPMRNTARPEVLVIKVYFVEAGK from the coding sequence ATGGTAAGGTTTTTTGTGATCACGGGCCTTGGGCTGGCTCTTGTCAATGGCTGGATTATTTGGTGGCTGTGGCGGGCGCTCCCCCACACGGGTTGGCTGCGCCCGCTTCTGTGCCTGACTGTCGTTACGCTTGGAGCCTCGTTTCCCCTGCTCTACAAGCTTGGTGACCATTCTCTGGTGCAGGTCTGGATGCTGCGGGCCGGTGCTTTCTGGCTTGGCATGGTTTTGTATGTTTTTTTGCTGGTTCTGCTCATGGATGTCTGGAGCCTGACAAGTCGCCTGTGGCTTGGACCACCTGATGCAGGCACCCCCAGGTGGGGCGCGGTGCTGCTGGTGGTGGGACTGCCTCTTGCCATTGGCTGCGCAAGCTGGCTTAACGCCGCCTACCCTGCTGTGCGCCACTACGATCTTACAGTAGAAACAGCCGGCGCCATCCCCCCTGCCTACAAAGACGCCCCCCTGACTCTGGGCGTACTGGCCGACATGCATCTGGGGCGTATCATCACTGCCCCGCGCCTGGTTCGCGCCATGGATCTGCTCGCTCCCTACAAACCGGATGCCGTACTGTACCTGGGGGACATTCTCGATGACCATACCCTGCTGGACGTGGAGGCCATGGCCGCGGCGCTGGCCCGCGTGCAACCGCGCCTTGGTCATTGGGCTGTACTCGGTAACCACGAGTACATATCAGGGCCGGTAGAAAACAGTCTGGATATCCTGCAGCGCAGTGGAATGCGTGTCTTACGCGACCAGTGGCATGTTCTTGATGATGTGCTTGTTTTGGCAGGCAGGGATGACAGAAGCAAGCTGGCGTTTACCGGCAGTCCCCGCAAAAGCCTGCCGGACGTTCTGGCCGATTTGCCGCCTGAATACAGAAGACTTCCGCTGGCGGTGCTGGATCATCAACCTCATGTGTTGGATGAAGCCCGTGCAGCAGGGGCCATACTGGAGATTTCCGGCCATACTCATTACGGCCAGCTCTGGCCTTTCCACTGGGTGGTGGAAAACATGTATGAAAACCCTCATGGCCTGTTGAGCAAAAAGAACCTGCACTCACTGGTATCAGCCGGTACTGGAGCCTGGGGGCCACCCATGCGGAATACAGCGCGCCCCGAGGTGCTTGTAATAAAAGTATATTTTGTTGAAGCTGGAAAATAA
- a CDS encoding glycosyltransferase family protein — MARVLYGIHGTGHGHAMRGLTIARRLGKHEFLFVADDDAPKILEPEFSVRRLPNLGTVFKNYKVDMAATIKKAIPLLWHRKRYIEQVLRLIDEFKPDVCMTDLEYFVPRAAEKAGLPCLTLDHQHIITCCSHNLPFDMWWDSFVQGLTPRYLFRPTMENLIISFYAPPVLPQYKARVAPPILRDSVLDLNPRDDGHVLVYQSNSTHHKLVEFLRASTRKTCYVFGYSRTEGQEGNVIFMRKSEEGFLRLLEGCSYVIQGGGHTLMGEALYLGKPILTLPLKAMVEQRFNALYIERLGYGMQADMLTLEPDLLRRFEASLPAYKQAIAAGKFCGNETVFGLVDHFIRHGFLPAAGDPKVEE; from the coding sequence ATGGCGCGCGTTCTTTATGGCATTCACGGCACGGGGCACGGCCATGCCATGCGCGGCTTGACCATTGCCCGTCGTCTGGGCAAACACGAGTTCCTGTTTGTGGCCGACGACGATGCCCCAAAAATTCTTGAACCGGAATTTTCCGTGCGCCGCCTGCCCAACCTGGGTACGGTATTCAAAAATTACAAGGTGGACATGGCTGCCACCATTAAAAAAGCCATACCGCTGCTTTGGCACAGAAAACGGTATATTGAACAGGTTTTACGCCTCATTGACGAATTCAAGCCGGATGTCTGCATGACAGATCTGGAATACTTCGTGCCACGTGCGGCGGAAAAGGCCGGTCTGCCCTGCCTGACACTGGACCATCAGCATATTATCACCTGTTGCAGTCACAACCTGCCCTTCGACATGTGGTGGGACAGTTTTGTGCAGGGGCTGACGCCACGGTATCTTTTTCGTCCCACGATGGAAAATCTTATCATATCCTTTTACGCGCCGCCGGTATTGCCCCAATACAAGGCGCGTGTGGCTCCTCCCATTTTACGTGACAGCGTGCTGGACCTGAATCCGCGCGATGACGGACATGTGCTTGTGTACCAAAGCAATTCCACACACCATAAACTGGTGGAGTTTTTGCGCGCATCCACCAGAAAGACCTGCTATGTCTTCGGGTATAGCCGCACGGAAGGGCAGGAGGGCAATGTCATCTTCATGCGCAAAAGTGAAGAGGGATTTTTACGCCTGCTTGAAGGCTGTTCGTATGTTATCCAGGGCGGTGGCCATACACTTATGGGAGAAGCCCTTTACCTTGGAAAACCCATTTTGACCCTGCCGTTGAAGGCCATGGTGGAACAGCGTTTCAACGCGCTGTATATTGAGCGGCTCGGCTACGGAATGCAGGCTGACATGCTTACCCTTGAGCCAGATCTGCTGCGGCGTTTTGAAGCCAGCCTGCCCGCATACAAACAGGCCATTGCCGCTGGAAAGTTTTGCGGCAACGAAACCGTGTTCGGCCTGGTGGACCACTTTATCAGACATGGTTTTTTACCCGCTGCGGGTGATCCAAAAGTTGAAGAATAA
- a CDS encoding cytochrome c3 family protein, whose translation MLGYLLPTDKEAVPKRILLQNTGGAVVFQHADHAYAYNVRCETCHHESPEKRLEVQACKSCHGVNFNEAFRKKHVAQFNDNAACATCHHYEAGAKKWGHERHYEELGLDCRECHHKNTDIEPEPQNCADCHSSGVPNDKPAEKGTPPNLADAVHARCVTCHEDMFAEKPQGCANCHSMKAVRDMLPKTGLVKLNPLQTNCAVCHGVTAEKLIPGAMDAFHKQCMGCHEKLGKGPFDKQQCGQCHTGK comes from the coding sequence GTGCTGGGATATTTGCTGCCGACAGACAAAGAGGCCGTGCCAAAGCGTATTCTGCTGCAGAATACCGGCGGTGCTGTGGTTTTTCAGCATGCTGACCATGCCTACGCATATAATGTGCGCTGTGAGACATGCCATCACGAAAGCCCGGAAAAACGCCTTGAAGTGCAGGCATGTAAATCCTGTCATGGCGTAAACTTCAATGAAGCTTTCCGCAAAAAGCATGTGGCCCAGTTCAACGACAATGCTGCATGTGCCACCTGTCATCACTATGAGGCAGGTGCCAAAAAATGGGGACATGAGCGGCACTATGAAGAACTGGGCCTCGACTGCCGGGAATGCCATCATAAAAATACCGACATAGAGCCAGAGCCGCAAAACTGTGCAGACTGCCACTCATCCGGCGTTCCGAACGACAAGCCCGCCGAGAAAGGCACTCCCCCCAATCTGGCCGATGCGGTACACGCCAGATGCGTCACCTGCCATGAAGACATGTTCGCCGAAAAGCCCCAAGGCTGTGCCAACTGCCACAGCATGAAGGCAGTACGTGACATGTTGCCTAAAACCGGTCTGGTCAAGTTAAACCCTCTGCAAACCAACTGTGCCGTATGTCACGGGGTCACTGCTGAAAAGCTCATCCCCGGCGCCATGGATGCCTTTCATAAGCAATGCATGGGCTGCCATGAGAAGCTTGGCAAAGGTCCTTTCGACAAGCAACAATGCGGCCAGTGTCATACTGGCAAGTGA